A stretch of Maniola hyperantus chromosome 15, iAphHyp1.2, whole genome shotgun sequence DNA encodes these proteins:
- the LOC117989150 gene encoding uncharacterized protein isoform X3 — protein MGLTSNTGLLASVQEKYILPRDKVNQQTELRCDVTPAPFILRPYAGLYNPFSHACSVLCNHPADHAAREFVKKAKDAWFLEGKGHLLQEDLAKFQDHCEKEKIRTPHDIVTEDMFRRYTETDSRPLTPAPTLASGKSRSSRRCLTPDQPHQRTTIVLDLRRSHSQETLYYHGYATSELTALHSPSVNDRSTLPSLNLSGSAHKRRVNGQCEQLPPLASPLVLAKRTPKELVSVRTVKKNQLKALNLGKVLKNKKNDAPVTQRSKDEKEPNDADDGTMNEQNMDDGGGEMRRRGKRRRKGRTGGSDRLTSAGLAAQAQQDPETQIAGIVTDSQNPSSRGSIAQAAEDDIILPVIKPSAPVRKTDSFLDDDILKYLHREVDEDAIETEFDTKRRYVLEEAYRTRPERSYGQEMQTLLREYRVPAVSLGDWLHIPRVFSRQNAQFSLPLDSNALETLTPMNYAARFVTVKKSKQLLYLTVLRKFRPRGYRMPIEDIQEGLTLMMGGILSSEQVKQFQGIMEWEQYEEDENIPDEIKLTLLDTGFRKPVILEGGDTGEPQAQTIKYRTWCGLCAICERMYGRFPPREKDPPDGMELSDFTMIETKIAVLKVHSGLIEVLNTIRSR, from the exons ATGGGCCTAACTAGTAACACTGGATTATTGGCCAGCGTGcaagaaaaatatatacttcCAAGGGACAAG GTTAACCAACAAACAGAGCTGCGATGCGACGTGACGCCAGCGCCGTTCATCCTGCGGCCCTACGCAGGTCTCTACAACCCGTTCTCGCACGCCTGCTCTGTGCTCTGCAACCATCCCGCCGACCACGCCGCGAGGGAGTTCGTCAAGAAGGCTAAGGATGCTTGG TTCCTCGAAGGCAAGGGTCATTTATTACAAGAAGACCTAGCAAAGTTTCAAGATCACTGCGAAAAGGAAAAGATTAGAACACCGCATGATATCGTCACAGAAGATATGTTCAGAAG ATACACTGAGACAGACTCTCGTCCTTTGACGCCAGCACCCACCCTCGCCAGTGGTAAATCCAGGAGCTCACGACGGTGCTTGACTCCTGACCAGCCCCATCAACGGACTACTATTGTGCTCGATTTGAGGAGAAGTCATAGCCAG GAAACCCTTTATTACCACGGCTACGCCACTTCAGAGCTGACAGCACTTCACTCGCCAAGTGTCAACGACAGGTCAACACTACCCTCACTGAACCTCTCCGGCAGCGCCCACAAACGTCGTGTGAACGGCCAGTGTGAACAACTGCCGCCTTTGGCCTCTCCTCTAGTTCTGGCCAAGAGGACTCCTAAAGAACTTGTTAGCGTAAGGACTGTTAAAAAG AATCAGTTGAAAGCTTTGAACCTGGGTAAAGTTCTTAAGAATAAGAAAAATGATGCACCAGTGACTCAGCGATCGAAAGATGAGAAAGAGCCAAACGATGCAGATGATGGTACGATGAATGAGCAAAATATGGATGATGGAG GTGGGGAAATGCGTAGACGAGGTAAACGCCGTCGGAAAGGAAGGACTGGTGGCAGCGATCGCTTGACGTCAGCTGGTCTAGCGGCGCAGGCGCAGCAAGATCCTGAAACACAA ATAGCAGGAATAGTAACAGACTCACAGAACCCCAGTTCGCGAGGTTCCATAGCTCAGGCGGCTGAGGATGACATTATACTGCCAGTCATCAAACCATCAGCACCTGTTAGGAAAACCGACTCCTTCCTAGATGATGATATACTGAAGTATTTGCACAGGGAGGTCGATGAAGACGCCATTGAAACTGAATTTGATACTAAG AGACGGTACGTGCTCGAGGAAGCATACCGTACTCGGCCAGAACGTTCATACGGGCAGGAGATGCAGACTTTGCTCCGCGAGTACCGCGTGCCAGCAGTCAGTCTGGGCGACTGGCTCCATATACCGCGTGTGTTCTCGCGGCAAAACGCTCAGTTCAGCTTGCCCTTGGACTCTAATGCTTTGGAAA CCCTGACACCAATGAATTATGCAGCAAGATTTGTTACAGTGAAGAAGTCCAAACAGTTGCTTTATCTGACAGTTTTGAGAAAATTCAGGCCGCGTGGGTACAGGATGCCAATCGAG GACATCCAAGAAGGCCTAACTCTCATGATGGGCGGCATCCTGTCATCGGAACAGGTCAAGCAGTTCCAGGGTATAATGGAATGGGAGCAATATGAAGAAGACGAGAACATTCCAGATGAGATCAAACTTACTCTACTCGACACTGGGTTTAGGAAACCTGTCATTTTGGAAGGAGGGGATACAGGCGAG cCGCAAGCACAAACCATAAAGTATAGAACATGGTGCGGACTTTGCGCAATTTGTGAACGAATGTACGGGAGGTTTCCGCCGAGAGAAAAAGACCCGCCTGATGGT atggaGCTTAGCGATTTTACTATGATCGAAACGAAAATTGCCGTGCTGAAAGTTCACAGCGGTTTAATAGAAGTTCTCAATACGATTAGATCCAGATAA
- the LOC117989150 gene encoding uncharacterized protein isoform X2: MLPFLISKTKLLQIKSRKPKDKNQKEKSIFVSGDNLIKNKRVKRQPLNLPQIINATPCECTVTHVNKIIINYAPKSRKRGASNIVLSVTSWDSGKEKRMRLPNLKVTKKLIRKEKIVAYDSEEFFKKLENQLKALNLGKVLKNKKNDAPVTQRSKDEKEPNDADDGTMNEQNMDDGGGEMRRRGKRRRKGRTGGSDRLTSAGLAAQAQQDPETQIAGIVTDSQNPSSRGSIAQAAEDDIILPVIKPSAPVRKTDSFLDDDILKYLHREVDEDAIETEFDTKRRYVLEEAYRTRPERSYGQEMQTLLREYRVPAVSLGDWLHIPRVFSRQNAQFSLPLDSNALETLTPMNYAARFVTVKKSKQLLYLTVLRKFRPRGYRMPIEDIQEGLTLMMGGILSSEQVKQFQGIMEWEQYEEDENIPDEIKLTLLDTGFRKPVILEGGDTGEPQAQTIKYRTWCGLCAICERMYGRFPPREKDPPDGMELSDFTMIETKIAVLKVHSGLIEVLNTIRSR; the protein is encoded by the exons ATGTTACCGTTTTTGATATCAAAAACGAAATTGTTGCAAATAAAAAGTAGGAAACCGAAAGACAAAAACCAGAAAGAGAAAAGCATTTTCGTATCAGGggacaatttaattaaaaataaacgtgTAAAACGCCAACCGTTGAATCTCCCGCAAATAATAAATGCAACGCCTTGTGAGTGCACTGTGACGCAtgtgaacaaaataataataaactatgcacCGAAAAGCAGGAAAAGAGGGGCGTCAAACATAGTGCTATCTGTGACGTCATGGGATTCGGGGAAGGAGAAGAGGATGCGGTTGCCAAATCTAAAAGTGACCAAAAAGTTGATTAGGAAAGAGAAAATAGTGGCTTACGATAGTGAAGAGTTTTTTAAAAAGCTTGAG AATCAGTTGAAAGCTTTGAACCTGGGTAAAGTTCTTAAGAATAAGAAAAATGATGCACCAGTGACTCAGCGATCGAAAGATGAGAAAGAGCCAAACGATGCAGATGATGGTACGATGAATGAGCAAAATATGGATGATGGAG GTGGGGAAATGCGTAGACGAGGTAAACGCCGTCGGAAAGGAAGGACTGGTGGCAGCGATCGCTTGACGTCAGCTGGTCTAGCGGCGCAGGCGCAGCAAGATCCTGAAACACAA ATAGCAGGAATAGTAACAGACTCACAGAACCCCAGTTCGCGAGGTTCCATAGCTCAGGCGGCTGAGGATGACATTATACTGCCAGTCATCAAACCATCAGCACCTGTTAGGAAAACCGACTCCTTCCTAGATGATGATATACTGAAGTATTTGCACAGGGAGGTCGATGAAGACGCCATTGAAACTGAATTTGATACTAAG AGACGGTACGTGCTCGAGGAAGCATACCGTACTCGGCCAGAACGTTCATACGGGCAGGAGATGCAGACTTTGCTCCGCGAGTACCGCGTGCCAGCAGTCAGTCTGGGCGACTGGCTCCATATACCGCGTGTGTTCTCGCGGCAAAACGCTCAGTTCAGCTTGCCCTTGGACTCTAATGCTTTGGAAA CCCTGACACCAATGAATTATGCAGCAAGATTTGTTACAGTGAAGAAGTCCAAACAGTTGCTTTATCTGACAGTTTTGAGAAAATTCAGGCCGCGTGGGTACAGGATGCCAATCGAG GACATCCAAGAAGGCCTAACTCTCATGATGGGCGGCATCCTGTCATCGGAACAGGTCAAGCAGTTCCAGGGTATAATGGAATGGGAGCAATATGAAGAAGACGAGAACATTCCAGATGAGATCAAACTTACTCTACTCGACACTGGGTTTAGGAAACCTGTCATTTTGGAAGGAGGGGATACAGGCGAG cCGCAAGCACAAACCATAAAGTATAGAACATGGTGCGGACTTTGCGCAATTTGTGAACGAATGTACGGGAGGTTTCCGCCGAGAGAAAAAGACCCGCCTGATGGT atggaGCTTAGCGATTTTACTATGATCGAAACGAAAATTGCCGTGCTGAAAGTTCACAGCGGTTTAATAGAAGTTCTCAATACGATTAGATCCAGATAA
- the LOC117989150 gene encoding uncharacterized protein isoform X1, which produces MLPFLISKTKLLQIKSRKPKDKNQKEKSIFVSGDNLIKNKRVKRQPLNLPQIINATPCECTVTHVNKIIINYAPKSRKRGASNIVLSVTSWDSGKEKRMRLPNLKVTKKLIRKEKIVAYDSEEFFKKLENQLKALNLGKVLKNKKNDAPVTQRSKDEKEPNDADDGTMNEQNMDDGVVEGGEMRRRGKRRRKGRTGGSDRLTSAGLAAQAQQDPETQIAGIVTDSQNPSSRGSIAQAAEDDIILPVIKPSAPVRKTDSFLDDDILKYLHREVDEDAIETEFDTKRRYVLEEAYRTRPERSYGQEMQTLLREYRVPAVSLGDWLHIPRVFSRQNAQFSLPLDSNALETLTPMNYAARFVTVKKSKQLLYLTVLRKFRPRGYRMPIEDIQEGLTLMMGGILSSEQVKQFQGIMEWEQYEEDENIPDEIKLTLLDTGFRKPVILEGGDTGEPQAQTIKYRTWCGLCAICERMYGRFPPREKDPPDGMELSDFTMIETKIAVLKVHSGLIEVLNTIRSR; this is translated from the exons ATGTTACCGTTTTTGATATCAAAAACGAAATTGTTGCAAATAAAAAGTAGGAAACCGAAAGACAAAAACCAGAAAGAGAAAAGCATTTTCGTATCAGGggacaatttaattaaaaataaacgtgTAAAACGCCAACCGTTGAATCTCCCGCAAATAATAAATGCAACGCCTTGTGAGTGCACTGTGACGCAtgtgaacaaaataataataaactatgcacCGAAAAGCAGGAAAAGAGGGGCGTCAAACATAGTGCTATCTGTGACGTCATGGGATTCGGGGAAGGAGAAGAGGATGCGGTTGCCAAATCTAAAAGTGACCAAAAAGTTGATTAGGAAAGAGAAAATAGTGGCTTACGATAGTGAAGAGTTTTTTAAAAAGCTTGAG AATCAGTTGAAAGCTTTGAACCTGGGTAAAGTTCTTAAGAATAAGAAAAATGATGCACCAGTGACTCAGCGATCGAAAGATGAGAAAGAGCCAAACGATGCAGATGATGGTACGATGAATGAGCAAAATATGGATGATGGAG TTGTTGAAGGTGGGGAAATGCGTAGACGAGGTAAACGCCGTCGGAAAGGAAGGACTGGTGGCAGCGATCGCTTGACGTCAGCTGGTCTAGCGGCGCAGGCGCAGCAAGATCCTGAAACACAA ATAGCAGGAATAGTAACAGACTCACAGAACCCCAGTTCGCGAGGTTCCATAGCTCAGGCGGCTGAGGATGACATTATACTGCCAGTCATCAAACCATCAGCACCTGTTAGGAAAACCGACTCCTTCCTAGATGATGATATACTGAAGTATTTGCACAGGGAGGTCGATGAAGACGCCATTGAAACTGAATTTGATACTAAG AGACGGTACGTGCTCGAGGAAGCATACCGTACTCGGCCAGAACGTTCATACGGGCAGGAGATGCAGACTTTGCTCCGCGAGTACCGCGTGCCAGCAGTCAGTCTGGGCGACTGGCTCCATATACCGCGTGTGTTCTCGCGGCAAAACGCTCAGTTCAGCTTGCCCTTGGACTCTAATGCTTTGGAAA CCCTGACACCAATGAATTATGCAGCAAGATTTGTTACAGTGAAGAAGTCCAAACAGTTGCTTTATCTGACAGTTTTGAGAAAATTCAGGCCGCGTGGGTACAGGATGCCAATCGAG GACATCCAAGAAGGCCTAACTCTCATGATGGGCGGCATCCTGTCATCGGAACAGGTCAAGCAGTTCCAGGGTATAATGGAATGGGAGCAATATGAAGAAGACGAGAACATTCCAGATGAGATCAAACTTACTCTACTCGACACTGGGTTTAGGAAACCTGTCATTTTGGAAGGAGGGGATACAGGCGAG cCGCAAGCACAAACCATAAAGTATAGAACATGGTGCGGACTTTGCGCAATTTGTGAACGAATGTACGGGAGGTTTCCGCCGAGAGAAAAAGACCCGCCTGATGGT atggaGCTTAGCGATTTTACTATGATCGAAACGAAAATTGCCGTGCTGAAAGTTCACAGCGGTTTAATAGAAGTTCTCAATACGATTAGATCCAGATAA